DNA sequence from the Macadamia integrifolia cultivar HAES 741 unplaced genomic scaffold, SCU_Mint_v3 scaffold1875, whole genome shotgun sequence genome:
TATGTTTATATTATTCTAAAATTTCGTTGAGACTGACAATAATATACAACCGAACCAGTTAGGGTATTTTTGGGAAGAGGAATGTCAGGCATACTATGAAGAAAAAATGGGAGTCCGTAAAAGAAATCTTCCAATACAACTGACGCATATCTCTCActcttcctcatttcttcttctctcgactatcttcttcttcccccttgtgCGAACCTCGTCTGCAACTGAAACAACATTTTGCTAGACCAGTGTTGCCCTATAACCAAGAGGAGATTTAGGTCAAGATGTGTTGAAAGAACTTGAATTGTTGAAGCACTAAATTGTAAAACTTTAAATTTCTGCTTGACTTTGATTATTGCTTAAATAATGTATGTACACATGCATAATGAACTGGTGGTTTCCCATATGTATCTTAGAATGGTAGTATATATGTTTACAAGATGATCATTGCGAATCTATATGACATAGAAGAGTGTTCTCTTTGGGGTGGGGCCACTATATATATTCTCTATGATGCAAATGAGGGCCATCGGCCCTAATAGGTATTGTGATATGGCAGTTGAATTTATCACTTGGTGTATGGTTGGCATAACTGGACTTTTGTGTTAGCTTGTATATAAACTAGAGTAATTTAAACTGATATGTGTATAGTAGTTTCCTTTGCATATCAATATTGTTATTGTTAGAAATGTGTAGGTGGGCTAGAAGGATAGTAGAGAGTCTTGGTACCCGTTGTCATCAGTGGTCAATTTTGGTTTCCTCCATAGAGATAGTACCTGATTGGGAATGTCCTTATAGGATTGGACCCAAATATCGTTGATGGAAAAAGTATTTAGAGCGTGTGGATGGAAAAATTGTTCAGTAGTGCACCAAGTAGCTGTTGACGCTACACTTTTATATCTTTTAGGAATTACATAAAATTTGAATAGAGATGGGGGATGTGATAGAGGATGATTCTATCGGACGTAGTACCTGGTTCTATATGGAAAAAGGTAATTTATTGTTTGGAAAATAGTTGGCTTGGTTGTTATTGTTATCCATTGTATAGAATTTTTTAAACGTCAAGTTgctgttttgttttttatgcTTTGGCAGAGTTTTTATATGGAATGAacaaaaaatcagatttggatcaAGTTATTGAAACCGACGCAGTGCAGTTGGAGAATGAAGTACGTGATTCGGATGATGAGACAGAAGAATCTATAGTAAATGAGGAAGGGGTTGGTGTTGAAGAGGGTGTTGGGGAAGCAAATGATTGTGGAGAAGAGTATGTGCAATAGCCAAACAATGAGGAAGGAAGTAATGATCCAAATGTGGCTAGGACAACAAGTGGGGCCGACGAAACTGAAAGGAATTTGCTATATATTAGGATGAGAATTGATGATTTGGATGCGGCATACTCTTTTTACAATGAATATGCCCAGAAGAGAGGTTTTAGTGTTCGCCTCCATAGGAGAAATTATTTCAAGAAAAGGAAGTCAGATGGATCAAGGCGGGTTCTGTAAAAAAGGTTTGTTTGTTATAAAGAAGGTTTCCGAAATATTAACCGCAAGAAttagaagggaagggaagtgcgTCGTCGAGCAAAGGTTAGTGTTGGTTGTCCTGCTTTTGTTATGGTTAACTAATGGTTGGGTCATCGAGAAGATGGAGGAAAATCACAATCACACGTTGGTTTATCCCGGCCAAATATTCAGACTCGGATCACATCAACAAATATCAGATGAAGTCAAAGCGATAGTTGGCAATCTACAATGGAGTGGATTAGGTCCAACACAAATTAGTGATGTAATTGTGAAAATCTTCAATGGCCAACAGAATGTTGGTGTGTCAGAGGCGAAGCTCAAAAGTTTTATCAAGAGAAACGAAAGGCATATGGGTATGGAGGACTATCAATCTGTGTTAACATATTTTGATTCCATCCGAGTGAAGGACCTTGGCTTCATTTACTCCATCAATTTAGCTAAAAATGGGATGTTGAGAggatttttttgggttgataGTAGAGTGTGGTCTTCTTATCAGGTATTTGGTGATGTTGTGGTGTTTGACACAACATACAAGAGGAACCGATATAGatggccttttgggccattcaAAGGAGTCAATAACCATAGGCAATCTATCATAGTCGGATGTGGTTTGGTTGCTAACGAAACCAAGGAGTCATTTGAGTGGTTCTTTAGGGCGTGGTTGAATGCAATGGGAAACAAGGCACAAGATGCCATTATTACTGATGAGTGTACCAGTATTATACCTACCATGACCAGTGTTTTCCCCAATGCAGTACATCGATTTTGCTCTTGGGATGTTGCGAAGCATGCACAAGAACACCTTGGTCCGATATGGTACAGGAATCATGACTTTAAGATGGACTGGAGTCAGTGCATATATCGTACGTGGACAGAGGAACAATTTCTTATACGGTGGGAAGCAATGATGGTGAAATATAACTTGAAGGGTAATTCATG
Encoded proteins:
- the LOC122065069 gene encoding protein FAR1-RELATED SEQUENCE 5-like; translation: MNMPRREVLVFASIGEIISRKGSQMDQGGFCKKGLFVIKKVSEILTARIRREGKCVVEQRLVLVVLLLLWLTNGWVIEKMEENHNHTLVYPGQIFRLGSHQQISDEVKAIVGNLQWSGLGPTQISDVIVKIFNGQQNVGVSEAKLKSFIKRNERHMGMEDYQSVLTYFDSIRVKDLGFIYSINLAKNGMLRGFFWVDSRVWSSYQVFGDVVVFDTTYKRNRYRWPFGPFKGVNNHRQSIIVGCGLVANETKESFEWFFRAWLNAMGNKAQDAIITDECTSIIPTMTSVFPNAVHRFCSWDVAKHAQEHLGPIWYRNHDFKMDWSQCIYRTWTEEQFLIRWEAMMVKYNLKGNSWSSDKFAQREHWVPCYLRKQFFEGMSSTQRSEGLNSYFQGYFKGTMTLYKFVK